From Osmerus mordax isolate fOsmMor3 chromosome 8, fOsmMor3.pri, whole genome shotgun sequence, a single genomic window includes:
- the pnrc1 gene encoding proline-rich nuclear receptor coactivator 1: MYPPSPPPRDLEIMLGESLGHYIELNLDNVENNKPQALTFHNAGANLSKTRQTLLKKGGKKVRSASSGLQRPQHHCQQPNQKHQVLLRNNPTRLADINNNNVAVSSKSQAQSNIELANGRTQSTVLTLHHKQGTKELLKSKGGKVERCTLQSGGQPVHSLSKHDQPVQNLNARSHRAKYSHAPGGTQSTKKPDNVNQKKPISPFQHHLSDVKPFNSPDNVTVVSAISAVPSSEEELRDGEKIYAGAKFSEPPSPSVLPKPPSHWVGKNRAHHPDPSREQMTVHLKSLLKVQD; the protein is encoded by the exons ATGTATCCTCCATCGCCGCCTCCACGGGATTTGGAAATCATGCTGGGCGAGTCACTAGGTCATTACATTGAGTTGAACCTCGATAACGTCGAAAATAACAAGCCACAAGCCTTGACCTTTCACAATGCTGGTGCTAACCTAAGCAAAACAAGGCAAACCTTGTTAAAGAAAGGGGGGAAGAAAGTGCGTTCGGCGTCGTCGGGGTTGCAGCGTCCCCAGCACCACTGCCAGCAGCCTAACCAGAAACACCAAGTCTTGCTGAGGAACAACCCCACGCGCCTCGcagacatcaacaacaacaatgtcGCAGTTTCGTCAAAGTCCCAAGCGCAGTCCAACATTGAGCTCGCTAATGGTCGCACTCAGTCAACAGTGTTGACTCTTCATCACAAACAGGGAACAAAGGAG CTGCTGAAGTCAAAAGGCGGAAAAGTTGAGCGATGTACGCTTCAGTCCGGAGGCCAGCCCGTTCACAGCTTAAGTAAACATGATCAGCCTGTTCAAAATCTGAACGCTCGGAGTCACCGGGCCAAATACAGCCATGCGCCTGGCGGTACTCAGTCCACTAAGAAGCCAGACAACGTCAACCAGAAGAAACCCATTTCCCCCTTCCAGCACCACCTCAGCGATGTAAAGCCCTTCAACTCACCCGACAACGTCACGGTTGTCAGCGCCATCTCAGCGGTGCCATCGTCCGAGGAGGAGCTTAGAGACGGTGAGAAGATTTATGCTGGAGCTAAATTCAGCGAGCCCCCCTCTCCAAGTGTGCTGCCTAAACCACCCAGTCACTGGGTCGGGAAAAACAGGGCCCATCATCCAGACCCCAGCCGAGAGCAAATGACTGTTCATTTGAAGTCTCTGCTGAAAGTTCAGGATTAG
- the LOC136947218 gene encoding gamma-aminobutyric acid receptor subunit rho-2-like, translating to MPYYTRFLFVLFCLILVGECRKHKSRKRRWSGTVESQKHGTPLKKLVDGTKTRKVKTDHLLRVDDHDFTMRPAFAGPAVPVGVDVQVESLDSISEVDMDFTMTLYLRHYWKDERLSFPSSTNKSMTFDGRLVKKIWVPDVFFVHSKRSFIHDTTTENIMLRVFPDGHVLYSLRVTVTAACNMDFSRFPLDSQTCTLELESYAYTDEDLMLYWKSGDESLSTDDRISLSQFLIQKFHTSSRLAFYSSTGWYNRLYINFTLRRHIFFFLLQTYFPATLMVMLSWVSFWIDRRAVPARVSLGITTVLTMSTIITGVNASMPRVSYIKAVDIYLWVSFVFVFLSVLEYAAVNYLTTVRDGKDRKLREKAREQALPCTCGMSHTRTMMLDGTYSEADTNSLAGYTRAPMVPEDPPEKQERMVVHLSLDSESTGTKKKRRGFRIIQNTHAIDTYSRMIFPGAYIIFNLIYWSVYC from the exons TCCCCTGAAAAAGTTGGTCGATGGAACTAAAACTCGTAAGGTGAAGACAGACCACCTGCTACGTGTGGATGATCATGATTTCACCATGAGACCAGCATTTGCAG GCCCGGCTGTTCCGGTAGGTGTCGATGTGCAGGTGGAGAGTTTGGACAGTATATCAGAGGTTGACATG gACTTCACCATGACCCTGTATCTGAGACACTACTGGAAGGATGAGCGCCTGTCTTTCCCCAGCTCCACCAATAAGAGCATGACATTCGACGGGCGCTTGGTGAAGAAGATCTGGGTGCCTGATGTGTTTTTCGTCCACTCCAAGAGGTCTTTCATCCATGACACCACCACTGAGAACATCATGCTGAGGGTTTTCCCTGACGGACATGTTCTCTACAGCCTGAG GGTCACAGTGACTGCAGCCTGTAACATGGACTTCAGTCGTTTTCCACTGGACTCCCAAACCTGTACTTTGGAGCTGGAAAGTT ACGCTTACACGGATGAGGACCTCATGCTGTACTGGAAAAGCGGGGATGAGTCCCTAAGCACGGACGACAGAATCTCCCTCTCCCAGTTcctcatccagaagtttcacaCTTCCTCTAGACTGGCTTTCTACAGCAGCACAG gtTGGTACAACCGTCTGTACATCAACTTCACCCTGCGGCGCCAcatcttcttcttcctgctccAGACCTACTTTCCTGCCACCCTGATGGTCATGCTGTCCTGGGTGTCTTTCTGGATCGACAGAAGGGCTGTACCTGCCAGAGTCTCATTAG GTATCACCACGGTGCTCACCATGTCCACCATCATCACTGGAGTGAACGCATCCATGCCCAGAGTCTCCTACATCAAAGCTGTGGACATTTACCTCTGGGtcagttttgtgtttgtgttcctgtcGGTGTTGGAATACGCAGCTGTGAACTACCTGACGACGGTGAGAGACGGGAAAGATCGGAAGCTCAGGGAGAAGGCAAGAGAGCAG gccctgccATGTACCTGTGGCATGTCCCACACCAGGACCATGATGCTGGATGGGACCTACAGTGAGGCAGACACCAACAGCCTGGCAGGCTACACCCGGGCTCCCATGGTGCCCGAGGACCCTCCAGAGAAGCAGGAGCGCATGGTGGTCCACCTGTCCCTGGACAGCGAGTCCACAGGAaccaagaagaagagaagaggttTCCGGATCATCCAGAACACTCACGCCATAGACACATACTCGCGCATGATCTTCCCTGGCGCCTACATTATCTTTAACTTAATCTACTGGTCTGTATACTGTTGA
- the LOC136947342 gene encoding gamma-aminobutyric acid receptor subunit rho-1-like, whose translation MRPGFGGPAVPVGVDVQVESLDTISEVDMDFTMTLYLRHYWKDERLAFPSNNNQSMTFDGRLVKKIWVPDMFFVHSKRSFTHDTTTDNVMLRVYPDGKVLYSLRVTVTAMCSMDLSRFPLDTQTCSLEIESYAYTDDDLMLYWKKGNESLNTDEKISLSQFLIQEFHTTTKLAFYSSTGWYNRLYINFTLRRHIFFFLLQTYFPATLMVMLSWVSFWIDRRAVPARVPLGITTVLTMSTIITGVNASMPRVSYIKAVDIYLWVSFVFVFLSVIEYAAVNYLSTVQERKERKLRETLPCTCGMTHPDMLCSYSEVDVNNTGNYGMPEQNGVKRERMLVQLALESDQITGHVSSSPYNSMWIDTHAIDKYSRVIFPGAYTLFNVIYWSIYS comes from the exons ATGAGACCTGGCTTTGGAG gacctgctgttccagttggCGTTGATGTCCAGGTTGAAAGTCTAGACACAATTTCAGAAGTGGACATG GACTTCACCATGACCCTGTATCTGAGACACTACTGGAAGGATGAGCGTTTGGCCTTTCCAAGCAACAACAACCAGAGCATGACCTTCGACGGGCGCTTGGTGAAGAAGATCTGGGTACCAGACATGTTCTTCGTCCACTCCAAAAGGTCCTTCACTCACGACACCACCACCGATAATGTGATGCTACGTGTCTACCCAGATGGCAAGGTTCTCTACAGCCTGAG AGTCACAGTCACTGCCATGTGCAGCATGGATTTGAGTCGCTTCCCTTTggacacacagacctgctcccTGGAGATCGAGAGCT ACGCGTACACAGACGATGACCTGATGCTCTACTGGAAGAAAGGGAACGAGTCCTTGAACACAGATGAGAagatctccctctcccagttCCTCATCCAGGAGTTCCACACCACCACCAAGCTAGCTTTCTACAGCAGCACCG gttggtaCAACCGTCTGTACATCAACTTCACCCTGCGGCGCCAcatcttcttcttcctgctccAGACCTACTTTCCTGCCACCCTGATGGTCATGCTGTCCTGGGTGTCTTTCTGGATCGACAGACGGGCTGTACCTGCCAGAGTCCCTCTGG GTATCACCACGGTGCTCACCATGTCCACCATCATCACTGGAGTGAACGCTTCCATGCCCAGAGTCTCCTACATCAAAGCTGTGGACATTTACCTCTGGGTCAGTTTTGTGTTTGTCTTCCTGTCGGTGATAGAGTACGCAGCTGTGAACTACCTGTCCACAGTCCAGGAGCGGAAGGAGAGGAAGCTGCGAGAAACG CTGCCTTGCACCTGCGGCATGACCCATCCTGACATGTTGTGCAGCTACAGCGAGGTGGACGTCAACAATACCGGGAACTACGGCATGCCGGAGCAGAACGgcgtgaagagggagaggatgctGGTGCAGCTGGCGTTGGAAAGCGACCAGATCACCGGGCACGTCAGCTCCTCTCCCTACAACAGCATGTGGATCGACACGCACGCCATAGACAAATACTCACGCGTCATCTTTCCTGGAGCTTACACACTCTTCAACGTCATCTACTGGTCCATTTACTCCTAA
- the LOC136947478 gene encoding peptidase M20 domain-containing protein 2-like — MAQSVSPDSLLKLKQQVGRCIDDAKDKLYSLSNDIWSCPELAYEERKAHDRLVAFFSEENGWEVEKHFKLETAFRATWGPGGRKEGHLINVGFLCEYDALPGIGHACGHNLIAEVGAASAIGLKAVIEGTSDFPAHVQVTVLGTPAEEDVGGKADMMKQGAFDGLDVVFMAHPSQEDAPYLPDVAEHDVVVKYHGKASHAASHPWAGVNALDAAVLAYNNISVLRQQLKPDWRIHGVIKNGGVKPNIIPDYTELEYYLRTPSRKDLPTIKAKAEMCFRSAAMATGCEVEVEFARNAFDNILRNTTLEDLYETNGKALGMEFTTDEEVLKNSSGSTDFGNVSFIIPGIHPYFYIGTDALNHTEEYTIASGDEKAQFYSLRAAKALAMTALDVLLRPELLHRVKETFMEDKLKEEQIMRKSLPCEGTAGQR; from the exons ATGGCTCAGTCCGTTTCCCCAGACTCGCTCTTAAAGCTGAAACAGCAAGTTGGCCGATGTATTGACGATGCAAAAGACAAGCTTTATAGTTTAAGTAATGATATATGGAGTTGCCCAGAACTGGCATATGAAGAGAGAAAGGCTCACGACAGATTGGTAGCCTTTTTCTCAGAGGAAAATGGATGGGAAGTGGAGAAACATTTTAAACTTGAGACGGCATTTCGTGCCACGTGGGGACCCGGTGGTCGTAAGGAAGGACATCTGATAAACGTAGGGTTTTTGTGCGAATACGACGCACTGCCTGGGATAGGACATGCGTGTGGCCACAATCTGATCGCCGAAGTAGGAGCCGCTTCTGCCATTGGTTTAAAGGCAGTGATTGAAGGAACGTCCGATTTCCCCGCGCACGTCCAG GTGACCGTGCTGGGTACCCCGGCTGAGGAGGATGTAGGGGGTAAAGCCGATATGATGAAGCAGGGAGCGTTTGATGGGTTGGATGTTGTGTTTATGGCGCACCCTTCTCAAGAGGATGCCCCGTATCTACCAGATGTTGCTGAACATGA TGTGGTGGTGAAGTACCACGGCAAGGCGAGCCACGCAGCCAGTCACCCCTGGGCAGGGGTCAATGCTCTGGACGCTGCTGTGCTGGCCTACAACAACATCTCTGTGCTCAGACAACAACTCAAGCCTGACTGGAGAATCCATG GAGTTATTAAAAATGGAGGGGTGAAACCCAACATAATTCCTGACTACACAGAGCTGGAGTACTATCTGCGTACTCCATCGCGTAAAGATCTACCCACCATCAAGGCCAAAGCTGAGATGTGCTTTAGGTCTGCTGCCATGGCGACTGGCTGCGAA GTTGAAGTTGAGTTTGCAAGAAATGCTTTTGACAATATCCTGAGAAATACCACTCTGGAAGACCTGTATGAAACTAACGGGAAGGCCTTGGGGATGGAATTTACCACAGATGAGGAGGTTCTCAAAAACTCTTCTG GATCCACAGACTTTGGCAACGTGTCTTTTATAATTCCTGGAATCCACCCCTACTTCTACATCGGTACTGACGCTCTGAATCACACAGAGGAATATACCATTGCTTCTG GTGATGAGAAAGCCCAGTTCTACTCACTGAGAGCAGCCAAGGCCCTGGCCATGACAGCCCTGGATGTCCTGCTGCGCCCAGAGCTGCTGCACAGGGTCAAGGAGACCTTTATGGAGGACAagctgaaggaggagcagaTTATGAGGAAAAGCCTGCCCTGTGAAGGAACAGCTGGCCAGCGCTga